A genomic window from Purpureocillium takamizusanense chromosome 2, complete sequence includes:
- a CDS encoding uncharacterized protein (EggNog:ENOG503Q05C), translated as MGPPTTDTTGMNPERVVMLRDIAAGGKDRPLEPEADKQPKTGPQRSGANHINLGTPPANAAGSLSSQNKPLAIVPAKRSSSAIDEQEEVKVPRPSKGPLLLRPPVFDPPPTPNSDSFRLACLLRFRPFRLTLESSPAPGMAPVARTYASQISDAGLIINEIVRNHSNLPILHLPKLAAPDACLIAPDGGVDRVAHGARLEELWQHMPMERKFLMVQQLRRLVKQMRKTPQNPRMVAARQVGSVLSGNFSLLLDRRQGSTFWAVREKPTQKQFVAFLLSTLSTSCAPAVAGRIARQFSESDSLVLCHGDFCPRNIIVHNNNVVGIIGWDSAGWYPKWWEYVKFFETSTSPQNQDWYDYVDEIFDAAYPEELVAYQGVMRWPSS; from the exons ATGGGCCCTCCAACCACGGACACCACCGGCATGAACCCGGAGCGTGTCGTCATGCTCCGCGATATCGCAGCCGGTGGTAAAGACAGGCCCCTTGAACCTGAAGCTGACAAGCAGCCCAAGACTGGCCCTCAGCGTAGTGGTGCCAACCACATCAACCTTGGCACGCCACCTGCCAACGCGGCAGGTTCTCTCTCCAGCCAAAACAAGCCGCTTGCCATAGTGCCGGCTAAGCGGTCGAGCAgcgccatcgacgagcaGGAAGAGGTCAAAGTCCCGCGTCCGAGCAAGGGCCCGCTGCTTTTGCGTCCCCCCGTCTTTGATCCTC CACCCACGCCCAACTCAGACAGCTTCCGGCTGGCCTGCCTCTTACGCTTCCGTCCATTTCGCCTGACTTTGGAGAGCTCGCCGGCTCCGGGTATGGCCCCCGTGGCGCGAACGTACGCTTCGCAAATCTCGGACGCAGGCCTCATCATCAATGAGATTGTCCGAAACCACTCTAACCTGCCCATTCTGCACCTGCCAAAGCTGGCCGCCCCGGATGCGTGTCTGATCGCCCCTGACGGGGGCGTCGACCGAGTGGCCCACGGAGCACGACTCGAAGAACTCTGGCAGCACATGCCGATGGAGCGCAAGTTTCTCATGGTACAACAACTCCGCCGGTTGGTCAAGCAGATGCGCAAGACGCCGCAGAATCCTCGCATGGTGGCCGCACGACAGGTGGGCTCCGTGCTCTCTGGCAACTTCTCCTTGCTCCTCGACCGACGCCAGGGCAGCACCTTCTGGGCCGTCCGTGAAAAGCCCACCCAGAAGCAATTCGTTGCGTTTCTGCTGTCCACGCTGTCGACGTCGTGCGCGCCGGCTGTGGCCGGACGCATCGCGCGCCAGTTTTCCGAGTCGGACTCGCTCGTCCTGTGCCACGGCGACTTCTGCCCGCGCAACATCATCGTCCATAACAAcaacgtcgtcggcatcattGGCTGGGATTCCGCCGGCTGGTACCCCAAGTGGTGGGAGTACGTCAAGTTTTTTGAGACTTCTACCAGTCCGCAGAACCAGGACTGGTACGACTATGTCGACGAGATCTTCGACGCGGCCTACCCCGAGGAGCTTGTTGCATATCAGGGCGTCATGCGCTGGCCATCTTCGTAA
- a CDS encoding uncharacterized protein (COG:S~EggNog:ENOG503P2AF) yields the protein MNQLSSNGIPVEEFQRALAQCEAEAAFYRQLLGNVDSAQPTTSLDHFTASGPSSKNRNATGLAAAAIPRSRSNMGPSAMDAAVTQQPRSGSKWSGTAHRRRAYSQQHHPAQAMSRSASSRSDQSISLQPQVAASSSLGISHSFPRSSPISRPLPSVQEHGGLTPDVGMDPSVYLSSSGWVDHDMSYVASTGTNLSPHDIYDGFTDASACPSMISAPSVSEPSQPLTRQNSTFDSTARDGTMMRLVSSQSHLTEERCTQDSFTSFAASKTPDPRAKATARDQDFFGVGTGFPPQAQTYPATTPLTKTTLFPAADTTSMERSVSNTSMASTRSTGSNLERRSKEALQRVRQNSNRNIIAPKPQQSSSNGRTSASSAPPKKDGKVALQKTPYQRPKHPKVYCEQCNEHPDGFRGDHELRRHLNAKHKGVVKKFVCRDPATVGLQSSVQVLYPLADCKACNSKKQYGAYYNAAAHLRRTHFKPKAPRGKNKNASDEKRGGKGGGDWPGMMDLKMWYTEVYVSSDGSVIPDDGADEVEDDALDAEDASMSGYSGLDEGGEPPFSANSVYGMTLSSAVDGQYQDGAGAMSAGATAGMPSATPVGFLSYNSLYTVDSATSDYATTHSPFGSGVSPTMAVTPAYYDSSAPGMADYMWPMDDV from the exons ATGAACCAGCTCTCCAGCAACGGCATACCAGTAGAGGAGTTCCAACGCGCACTCGCCCAATGCGAAGCCGAGGCTGCCTTCTATCGCCAGCTCCTTGGCAACGTTGACTCTGCCCAACCCACCACCTCACTCGATCACTTCACTGCCTCTGGCCCCTCTTCCAAGAACAGAAATGCCACCGGTTTGGCGGCAGCCGCAATCCCACGAAGCCGTTCAAACATGGGCCCCTCTGCAATGGATGCCGCCGTGACA CAGCAACCCAGGAGCGGTTCAAAATGGTCCGGGACTGCCCACCGAAGGAGAGCCTactcgcagcagcaccatccGGCTCAAGCCATGAGCCGAAGCGCGTCCAGCCGATCCGATCAGAGCATCTCGCTGCAGCCTCAGGttgctgcgtcgtcgtcactcgGAATCTCGCACTCTTTCCCTCGCAGCAGCCCAATCAGTCGGCCCCTGCCGAGCGTCCAGGAACACGGCGGCCTCACCCCAGATGTGGGCATGGATCCCAGCGTTTATCTCTCCAGCAGCGGCTGGGTCGACCACGACATGTCCTACGTCGCGTCAACCGGAACCAACCTGTCACCTCACGACATTTACGACGGCTTCACTGATGCATCAGCATGTCCCTCCATGATATCCGCGCCTTCCGTGTCGGAGCCATCACAGCCTCTGACGCGTCAGAACAGTACCTTTGACAGCACTGCCAGAGATGGGACCATGATGCGCCTCGTCTCATCTCAGTCCCATCTGACCGAGGAGCGTTGCACTCAGGACTCGTTCACTTCGTTCGCGGCCAGCAAGACTCCGGACCCAAGGGCCAAGGCCACCGCTCGGGACCAGGACTTTTTCGGCGTGGGCACCGGCTTCCCTCCGCAGGCACAGACGTACCCCGCTACCACTCCCTTAACCAAGACGACGCTcttcccggccgccgacacgaCTTCCATGGAGCGGTCCGTTTCCAACACCAGCATGGCGAGCACCaggtcgacgggctcgaACTTGGAACGTCGTAGCaaggaggcgctgcagcgtgTCCGTCAGAACAGCAACCGCAACATCATCGCCCCGAAGCCGCAGCAGTCCTCCAGCAACGGCAGGACGTCCGCCAGCTCCGCACCGCCCAAAAAGGATGGCAAGGTCGCGCTGCAAAAGACGCCGTACCAGCGACCCAAGCACCCCAAGGTCTACTGTGAGCAGTGCAACGAGCACCCCGACGGCTTCCGGGGCGACCACGAGCTGCGACGCCACCTCAATGCCAAGCACAAGGGGGTCGTCAAGAAATTTGTCTGCCGTGACCCTGCCACCGTCGGCCTGCAGTCCAGCGTCCAGGTGCTATATCCACTCGCCGACTGCAAGGCCTGCAACTCCAAAAAGCAGTATGGTGCGTActacaacgccgccgctcacCTGCGGCGCACGCACTTTAAGCCCAAGGCCCCTCGCGGCAAGAACAAGAACGCGTCGGACGAGAagcgcggcggcaaaggcggcggcgactggccAGGCATGATGGACCTCAAGATGTGGTACACTGAGGTGTATGTCTCCAGCGACGGGTCTGTGATACCGGATGACGGTGcggacgaggtggaggacGATGCTCtagacgccgaggacgcgtCCATGAGCGGATACAGCGGCCTagacgaaggcggcgagccgcccTTCTCGGCAAACTCCGTCTACGGCATGACCCTCTCCAGCGCAGTGGACGGGCAGTACCaggacggtgccggcgccatgtccgccggcgccaccgccggcatGCCATCTGCTACACCCGTGGGGTTCCTCTCATATAACTCCCTGTACACAGTCGACAGCGCGACGTCGGACTACGCCACAACTCACTCTCCGTTTGGATCAGGCGTGTCGCCGACCATGGCTGTGACGCCGGCGTACTACGACTCGAGTGCACCAGGCATGGCCGACTACATGTGGCCGATGGATGATGTTTGA
- a CDS encoding uncharacterized protein (EggNog:ENOG503PQJS~TransMembrane:3 (o357-381i388-405o420-439i)) translates to MAAAASSAGDIFATALVSFFRPLFEPVDEALSRLLVPSRSAYPHLKSSLLLRRSRLSSPSSPSSSSSSPASSSPAETSPREPQQQPPHHHHTHPPSRESSNDNDDDGPPSLSLPPAAVVVAAVLLNHVRRVLVPWLGQFVWRHPIEAMKLARSSPCYLLEGSVGEGFDWAAVLGWGLRVRVLGAVREVLMRRMRRVGGLRSRRRGEKAGDAVEEKSGGVVASGGHDEGRAGEGTGFGETHHHGGSRDGMPAGAMVVVEQGSRADEMLFDVCRIVYLATSMAILEGAYAESCWAAAHIYALVRTTTPPPRLLPSPLLALIPTGLLLPLNTADAAAARAYVLDALASHRLASIFQACLLAHWAVATLLPTTAWVVVAAVRGALRGSGGDVYTPAAAYALWAGTALLVRKSNKYFIVLEMSEMLVTFGWLALGLGVLAVWTVEVLAARRERKEGADERAAWSQGARY, encoded by the coding sequence ATGGCCGCAGCTGCCTCCTCCGCGGGGGACATTTTCGCGaccgccctcgtcagctTCTTCCGCCCGCTCTttgagcccgtcgacgaggccctctCGCGGTTGCTGGTGCCTTCACGCTCGGCTTACCCGCACCTCAAGTCGTCACTGCTGCTCAGGCGCTCACGATTatcgtcaccgtcatcaccgtcgtcgtcctcctcctcgccagcatcatcatcaccagcagaGACATCGCCACGAgaaccgcagcagcagccacctcatcatcatcatacGCATCCCCCCTCGCGCGAGAGCAGCAATgacaatgatgatgatggtcccccgtcgctgtcgctaccccccgcggcggtcgtcgtcgcggccgtgcTGCTCAACCACGTGCGGCGCGTGCTCGTGCCCTGGCTGGGGCAGTTCGTGTGGCGGCACCCCATCGAGGCGATGAAGCtggcgcgctcgtcgccgtgctaCCTACTGGAGGGATCGGTCGGGGAGGGGTTCgactgggcggcggtgctgggaTGGGGGCTGAGAGTGAGGGTGCTGGGTGCGGTGAGGGAGGTGCTGATgcggaggatgaggagggtTGGTGGGTTGAGGAgccggaggaggggagagaaggCCGGGGACGCCGTGGAGGAGAAGagtggtggtgtcgtcgcGAGCGGTGGTCACGATGAGGGGCGTGCTGGCGAGGGGACGGGTTTCGGGGAGACGCATCATCACGGGGGTTCACGGGACGGCATGCCCGCCGGGGCTAtggtcgtcgttgagcaggGCAGCCGTGCGGATGAGATGCTCTTCGACGTATGCCGCATCGTCTACCTCGCAACGTCCATGGCCATCCTCGAAGGCGCCTACGCGGAGTCATGCTGGGCAGCCGCACACATCTACGCCCTGGTACGCacaacaacgccgccgccgcgcctcctcccatcccctctcctcgccctcatccccacgggcctcctcctccccctcaaCACagccgacgcggcggccgcgcgcgcctacgtcctcgacgcgctcgcctcGCACCGGCTGGCGAGCATCTTCCAGGCCTGCCTGCTGGCGCACTGGGCcgtggcgacgctgctccccacgacggcgtgggtggtggtggcagcggtCAGGGGCGCGCtgcgcggcagcggagggGACGTGTacacgccggcggcggcgtacgcGCTGtgggcggggacggcgctgctggtgcgcaAGTCGAACAAGTACTTTATCGTGCTGGAGATGAGCGAGATGCTCGTCACGTTTGGgtggctggcgctggggtTGGGGGTGCTTGCTGTTTGGACGGTggaggtgctggcggcgaggagggagaggaaggagggggcTGACGAGAGGGCGGCCTGGAGTCAGGGAGCGAGGTATTGA
- the PSF3 gene encoding DNA replication protein (BUSCO:EOG09264O2D~EggNog:ENOG503P437~COG:L), producing the protein MSYYDVDAILTDAEKVPCQFELDAPDLGHLDSSSSTGLKPGTPLSLPLWLAEMLALASTGGGDDARAPLTLNLPPCLSERVANALKADPRAVALRDQSAHFYGVGVRMLDLFDERELGAVLRRTFVLRAADVGLHARKADETGVGGGTGGGGGGGVPSGEEFLRGLDEWERALFRRGHEGVRNTREWMDKVKKG; encoded by the exons ATGTCGTACTACGATGTTGACGCGATCCTGACAGACGCAGAG AAAGTCCCCTGTCAGTTCGAGCTCGACGCTCCAGACCTCGGGCACctcgactcgtcgtcgtccaccggCCTCAAGCCCGGCACGCCCCTCTCGCTACCGCTGTGGCTCGCCGAGAtgctcgccctcgcgtccacgggcggcggggacgacgcgcgcgcccctcTGACGCTCAACCTGCCGCCGTGCCTGTCGGAGCGCGTCGCCAACGCCCTCAAGGCGGACCCGcgggccgtcgcgctgcgcGACCAGAGCGCGCACTTTTacggcgtgggcgtgcgCATGCTCGACCTGttcgacgagcgcgagctgggcgccgtgctgcgccGCACGTTtgtcctgcgcgccgccgacgtggggCTGCacgcgcgcaaggccgacgagacgggcgtcggcggcggcaccggcggcggcggaggaggaggagtgcCGTCTGGGGAGGAGTTCCTGCGGGGGCTGGATGAGTGGGAGAGGGCCTTGTTCCGGAGGGGTCACGAGGGCGTGAGGAACACGAGGGAGTGGATGGACAAGGTGAAGAAGGGCTGA
- the SOD2_1 gene encoding Superoxide dismutase (EggNog:ENOG503NZG9~COG:Q), protein MSSALLRTTPALRAGLRARAAAMPLAAMASTSFVRGKATLPDLPYDYGALEPYISGQIMELHHSKHHQTYVNSFNAASDAIAEAQAKGDAKAAAAQAPLLNFHGGGHVNHSLFWENLAPNGKGGGGEPQGELLTAINEDFGSFENLKKQTNAALAGIQGSGWAWLVKDKTSGTLGLVTRANQDPVTGNLEPLLGIDAWEHAYYLQYQNRKAEYFSAIWDVINWGTVSKRFEK, encoded by the exons ATGTCCTCGGCTTTGCTCCGCACGACGCCCGCTCTGCGCGCCGGCCTTcgggcccgcgccgccgcgatgcccctcgcggccatggcatccACGAGCTTCGTCCGCGGCAAGGCCACGCTGCCCGACCTCCCCT ACGACtacggcgccctcgagccctACATCTCCGGCCAGATCATGGAGCTGCACCACTCCAAGCACCACCAGACCTACGTCAACAGCTTCAACGCCGCCTcggacgccatcgccgaggcccaggccaagggcgacgccaaggctgccgccgcgcaggcgcccCTGCTCAActtccacggcggcggccacgtcaACCACTCCCTCTTCTGGGAGAACCTCGCCCCCAACGGCaagggtggcggcggtgagccTCAGGGCGAGCTCTTG ACGGCCATCAACGAGGACTTTGGCTCCTTCGAGAACCTCAAGAAGCAGaccaacgccgccctcgccggcatccaGGGCTCCGGCTGGGCCTGGCtcgtcaaggacaagaccTCTGGcaccctcggcctcgtcaccCGCGCCAACCAGGACCCCGTCACCGGCAACCTAGAGCCACTCCTCGGCATTGATGCCTGGGAGCACGCCTATTACCTGCAGTATCAGAATCGTAAGGCCGAGTACTTTAGCGCCATCTGGGATGTAATCAACTGGGGGACCGTTTCCAAGCGCTTCGAGAAGTGA